Proteins encoded in a region of the Quercus lobata isolate SW786 chromosome 8, ValleyOak3.0 Primary Assembly, whole genome shotgun sequence genome:
- the LOC115957068 gene encoding uncharacterized protein LOC115957068, translating to MGLKRKPPISLFDLIEGQPGKGAQGNPQSSVPTPPPQAQPVQTRSSSSKSQPQSPRPKLPAPPQSALPPRLEPTDSKRKRSPKGKEPMDGGKSQSSQEGDKAPRAQNQLKIGHQGQGKGIDAQSALSAWLPAPMLHGEPLLEDASMRNLRDGEGGYVADALEKALLLPTNMGELKNMRMQKVTLSVKRYLGMAIQAIQATYMMEEEVEQSKTAELEHNKRIDAARTLKHFESDLAKAREDLKEATRSRDSAEAGLTGAQKQVEEQTRHLLAAEEQLEITKEQISDLKKKLIEADNAKGLAEFARDEAVRAKMEAEFASTEAETAKDKAEEEGYEAGVAKTQTLLKAQILGVCRLYCSQVWDETLK from the exons ATGGGtcttaagagaaagcccccgaTCAGCTTATTCGACCTCATTGAGGGTCAGCCGGGGAAGGGTGCACAGGGAAATCCACAATCCAGTGTTCCAACTCCCCCACCCCAGGCCCAGCCTGTCCAGACTAGATCTTCCTCTTCCAAGTCGCAGCCACAATCTCCCCGCCCGaaacttcctgctcctcctCAATCAGCTCTACCTCCTCGGCTTGAGCCCACtgactcaaagagaaagaggagtcccaagggtAAGGAACCAATGGATGGGGGAAAATCCCAATCCTCTCAGGAGGGGGATAAAGCCCCGCGAGCCCAAAATCAGTTAAAGATCGGGCATCAAGGCCAGGGGAAAGGGATCGATGCCCAATCCGCACTAAGTGCTTGGCTTCccgccccaatgctccacggggagCCATTACTAGAAGACGCATCCATGAGGAACCTTAGAGATGGCGAAGGTGGTTATGTGGCCGACGCGCTAGAGAAGGCCCTGCTACTTCCCACTAATATGGGAGAGTTGAAGAATATGAGGATGCAGAAGGTTACCCTCAGCGTGAAGAGGTACCTAGGTATG GCTATCCAGGCTATCCAGGCTACCTATATgatggaggaagaagttgaGCAGAGTAAGACCGCAGAGCTTGAGCATAATAAACGTATAGATGCTGCGCGAACCCTCAAACATTTCGAGTCCGACCTCGCGAAGGCTAGGGAGGACTTAAAGGAGGCAACCCGATCCAGGGATAGTGCTGAGGCAGGCTTGACTGGTGCCCAAAAACAGGTCGAGGAACAGACGAGGCACCTTCTTGCTGCCGAGGAGCAATTGGAGATTACCAAGGAACAGATCAGTGATTTAAAGAAGAAGCTGATCGAAGCAGACAATGCTAAGGGCTTGGCGGAATTTGCTAGGGATGAAGCCGTGAGGGCCAAGATggaggctgagtttgccagTACTGAGGCCGAAACTGCTAAGGACAAGGCCGAGGAGGAGGGCTACGAGGCGGGGGTGGCTAAAACCCAGACTCTCCTTAAAGCTCAAATCCTTGGAGTATGCAGGCTATACTGCTCACAGGTTTGGGACGAGACCCTTAAATAA